One genomic region from Natrinema caseinilyticum encodes:
- a CDS encoding CDP-alcohol phosphatidyltransferase family protein, protein MTLDKFRPYVSRFLDPFVTGFDRVGMTPNGVSVIAFGMAVLAAAAFALGGRGEPTWYAVAAALVFCNGWLDIVDGALAREQEVASAGGDLLDHVLDRYADIVVIAGLAAGLEDYLLGFLAVTGVVMTSYLGTQAQAVGLDRVYGGLVGRADRLAIIGLVGFLAYPLAGTTLGGFSIVGWLLIFLAVVGHVTALQRFYYSWAALD, encoded by the coding sequence ATGACGCTGGACAAGTTTCGTCCATACGTGTCGCGGTTTCTCGATCCGTTCGTCACCGGGTTCGACCGGGTCGGAATGACGCCCAACGGGGTGAGCGTAATCGCGTTCGGAATGGCCGTCCTGGCCGCGGCGGCCTTCGCCCTCGGTGGGCGCGGAGAACCCACGTGGTACGCCGTTGCGGCGGCGCTGGTCTTTTGCAACGGCTGGCTCGACATCGTCGACGGTGCGCTCGCGCGCGAACAGGAAGTCGCCTCGGCGGGCGGCGATTTGCTCGATCACGTCCTCGACCGGTACGCGGACATCGTCGTCATCGCCGGACTGGCAGCGGGACTCGAGGACTATCTGCTCGGCTTCCTCGCCGTAACCGGCGTCGTGATGACCTCGTATCTCGGAACGCAAGCCCAGGCGGTCGGTCTCGACCGAGTCTACGGTGGACTCGTCGGTCGTGCGGACCGGCTGGCGATCATCGGACTCGTCGGATTTCTCGCGTATCCGCTCGCTGGGACGACTCTCGGCGGGTTTTCGATCGTGGGCTGGCTCCTGATTTTCCTCGCGGTCGTCGGCCACGTGACCGCACTCCAGCGGTTTTACTACTCCTGGGCCGCACTCGATTGA
- a CDS encoding cupin domain-containing protein — protein sequence MGYDIATKTDPESVVPEEWGGMWFLKDELETTDLGISVLELEPDGKGKEHDETHTGQEEVYFVVAGTVDIELPDSDETVTLEADDAIRLDSEVTRQIHNRGDGRAKLVLVGAPL from the coding sequence ATGGGTTACGATATCGCAACCAAAACGGACCCCGAATCCGTCGTCCCGGAGGAATGGGGCGGCATGTGGTTCCTCAAGGACGAACTCGAGACGACTGACCTCGGCATCTCGGTGCTCGAACTCGAGCCCGACGGGAAGGGGAAAGAACACGACGAAACTCACACGGGTCAAGAGGAGGTGTACTTCGTCGTCGCGGGGACGGTCGATATCGAACTGCCCGATTCGGACGAGACGGTGACGCTCGAGGCGGACGACGCGATCCGACTCGATTCCGAGGTGACGCGCCAGATTCACAACCGCGGCGACGGGCGGGCGAAGCTCGTGTTGGTCGGCGCACCGCTGTAG
- a CDS encoding response regulator, with translation MNDPIDILLVEPNPGDTRLFTESFDEANLTNSIATVSDGDAALDFVHQRGDYEDATDPDLVLLEPQLPGKSGIEVLSELKNEPALRDLPVVILTSSDMGEEIVKSHGIDADHYSQKPVEPEDFIEFVQEIEEFWLTIVQGESTDR, from the coding sequence ATGAACGATCCGATCGACATCCTGTTGGTGGAACCAAACCCCGGCGACACACGTCTCTTTACCGAATCGTTCGACGAAGCAAATCTCACGAATAGCATCGCCACCGTTTCCGACGGCGACGCGGCGCTCGATTTCGTCCATCAACGCGGAGACTACGAGGACGCGACCGATCCGGATCTCGTTCTACTCGAACCACAACTACCCGGAAAGAGCGGCATCGAAGTGCTTTCCGAACTGAAAAACGAGCCGGCGTTACGGGACCTTCCCGTCGTCATCCTCACGAGTTCCGACATGGGAGAAGAAATCGTCAAATCACACGGCATCGACGCCGATCACTACAGCCAGAAGCCGGTCGAACCCGAAGATTTCATCGAATTCGTCCAGGAAATCGAGGAGTTCTGGCTCACGATCGTGCAAGGGGAATCGACGGACCGCTGA
- the hisC gene encoding histidinol-phosphate transaminase → MQPRDLSDHVAYEAGRGIEEVARELGRDPSEFVKLASNENPHGPSPAAAVAIRETASSVSSYPKAAHADLTAAVADRWDVADAQVWLANGGDGAIDYLHRATLESGDDVLVPAPGFAYYGMSSRFHHGDVREYELSRARNFDQDADTVLEAYEDERVVWLTSPHNPTGSTIALEQIDRLADETDEETLIVVDEAYGEFADRDSAVTLIEGRDGYDARTDVAVLRTFSKAYGLAGVRLGYAVVPQAWADAYARVNTPFAASELACRAGLGAIEDEEHVVRTVETARESREYMRENIDAHVWESEGNFVLVDVDDASTVAETMQERGVIVRDCSSFGLPGCIRITCGTETETERAVETLNDALTDLGLGADSADEPDTGPEVADP, encoded by the coding sequence ATGCAACCGCGCGACCTGTCCGATCACGTCGCCTACGAGGCGGGTCGAGGAATCGAGGAAGTCGCCCGCGAACTCGGGCGCGACCCCTCCGAATTCGTCAAGCTCGCGTCGAACGAGAACCCACACGGCCCCTCGCCGGCAGCGGCCGTGGCAATCCGCGAGACAGCCTCGAGCGTCAGTTCCTACCCGAAAGCCGCACACGCCGACCTCACGGCTGCCGTCGCCGACCGCTGGGACGTCGCCGACGCACAGGTCTGGCTGGCCAACGGTGGCGACGGTGCGATCGATTACCTCCATCGGGCCACGCTCGAGTCGGGAGACGACGTCCTCGTTCCCGCACCAGGGTTCGCCTACTACGGGATGAGTTCCCGCTTCCACCACGGCGACGTCCGCGAGTACGAACTCTCTCGGGCCCGCAACTTCGACCAGGACGCGGACACCGTCCTCGAAGCGTACGAGGACGAACGGGTCGTCTGGCTCACCAGCCCGCACAATCCGACCGGATCGACCATCGCGCTCGAGCAAATCGACCGGCTCGCCGACGAAACCGACGAGGAAACGCTGATCGTCGTCGACGAGGCGTACGGTGAGTTCGCCGACCGGGACAGCGCCGTGACCCTCATCGAGGGTCGAGACGGATACGACGCCCGGACTGACGTCGCCGTATTACGCACGTTCTCAAAGGCGTACGGACTGGCCGGCGTCCGACTCGGGTACGCCGTCGTCCCCCAGGCGTGGGCGGATGCCTACGCGCGCGTGAACACACCGTTTGCAGCGAGCGAACTCGCGTGCCGGGCCGGCCTCGGCGCCATCGAAGACGAAGAACACGTCGTCCGGACGGTCGAAACGGCCCGCGAGTCCCGCGAGTACATGCGCGAGAACATCGATGCCCACGTCTGGGAGAGCGAAGGGAATTTCGTCCTCGTCGACGTCGACGACGCCTCGACCGTGGCCGAAACGATGCAAGAGCGGGGTGTCATCGTCCGCGACTGTTCGAGTTTCGGCCTGCCGGGGTGTATCCGCATCACCTGCGGCACCGAGACCGAAACCGAACGAGCAGTCGAGACGCTCAACGACGCGCTCACCGATCTGGGTCTCGGGGCGGATAGCGCCGACGAACCGGACACGGGTCCGGAGGTGGCAGACCCATGA
- a CDS encoding FAD-binding oxidoreductase, with amino-acid sequence MSVTATPIDDGVIDGLGERLHGELLRPGDLGYDDARAIWNGMIDRRPALIVRAMGVSDVIAAVAFAREYDMLLAIRGAGHNIAGNAVCDDGLMLDLSAMRSVRVDPEERTARVEPGATLADFDHEAQAFGLATPLGINSTTGVAGLTLGGGFGWITRKYGLTVDNLRSVDIVTADGELRHASEDENPDLFWAVRGGGGNFGVVTSFEFALHEVGPEVLAGMVVYHGADAPAVLRHVRDFNETAPDESTVWVVLRKAPPLPFLPEPIHGEDVIVVVPFYAGDVTEGEGVLAPIREYGEPIADTVSPRQYTTFQQAFDPLLTEGVRNYWKSHNFREISDDAIDTVVEYARDLPSPLSEIFFGQLGGAMGRVPADATAFPHRDAAYGMNVHTRWEDPAMDDECIDWSREFFDAMAPYATGGVYVNFISEREGEEALAYGENHDRLVEVKTTYDPENLFRMNQNVEPAR; translated from the coding sequence ATGTCAGTGACTGCCACACCAATAGACGACGGTGTAATTGACGGTCTCGGCGAGAGACTCCATGGCGAGTTACTTCGCCCGGGGGATCTCGGCTACGACGACGCCCGAGCGATATGGAACGGCATGATCGACCGCCGACCGGCGCTCATCGTGCGAGCGATGGGTGTTTCGGACGTGATCGCGGCGGTGGCTTTCGCCCGTGAGTACGACATGTTGCTCGCGATCCGCGGCGCTGGACACAACATCGCGGGGAACGCGGTCTGCGACGACGGGTTGATGCTCGATCTCTCGGCGATGCGGTCGGTTCGCGTCGATCCGGAGGAGCGGACGGCTCGCGTCGAGCCCGGGGCGACCCTCGCAGACTTCGACCACGAGGCGCAGGCGTTCGGGCTGGCGACGCCGCTCGGGATCAACTCGACGACCGGCGTCGCGGGGCTCACGCTCGGTGGCGGGTTCGGCTGGATCACTCGCAAGTACGGATTGACCGTGGATAACCTGCGCTCCGTCGACATCGTCACCGCGGACGGCGAACTGCGACACGCGAGCGAGGACGAAAACCCCGATCTCTTCTGGGCGGTCCGCGGCGGGGGCGGCAACTTCGGCGTCGTCACGTCGTTCGAGTTCGCCCTCCACGAGGTCGGTCCCGAGGTGCTCGCGGGGATGGTCGTCTATCACGGTGCGGACGCGCCAGCCGTCCTCCGGCACGTGCGAGACTTCAACGAGACTGCGCCGGATGAGTCGACCGTCTGGGTCGTCTTGCGCAAGGCACCGCCGCTTCCGTTCCTTCCCGAACCCATCCACGGTGAAGACGTGATCGTCGTGGTCCCGTTCTACGCCGGGGACGTCACCGAGGGCGAAGGAGTGCTGGCTCCGATTCGGGAGTACGGCGAACCGATCGCCGATACCGTCAGTCCGCGCCAGTACACGACGTTCCAGCAAGCGTTCGATCCGCTCCTCACCGAGGGCGTCCGGAACTACTGGAAGTCACACAACTTCCGAGAGATTTCGGACGACGCTATCGATACTGTGGTCGAATACGCGCGGGACCTCCCGTCGCCGCTCTCCGAAATCTTCTTCGGACAGCTCGGCGGCGCGATGGGCCGGGTACCGGCGGACGCGACTGCGTTCCCGCACCGCGACGCAGCGTACGGGATGAACGTCCACACGCGCTGGGAGGATCCCGCCATGGACGACGAGTGCATCGATTGGTCCCGGGAGTTCTTCGATGCGATGGCGCCGTACGCGACCGGCGGCGTCTACGTGAACTTCATCAGCGAACGCGAGGGTGAAGAGGCCCTCGCCTACGGGGAGAACCACGATCGGCTGGTCGAGGTGAAGACGACGTACGATCCGGAGAACCTGTTCCGGATGAACCAGAACGTCGAACCAGCCCGCTAA
- a CDS encoding triphosphoribosyl-dephospho-CoA synthase, with the protein MRSPEANAELALLLEVAGTPKPGNVDRRRDLPDLRFDHFLAGAVGARGGLELAANGAAVGPAFEHAIEGMSAQTGGNTQFGSLLLLVPLVRAARKEVSQPVAEAVVRDTTVSDAAAFYRAFEYVDVAVPDPPAEMAALDVRRGADAIPALEERGLTLYDVLDRSVPGDDVAREWVRGFERSFAAAERLAERDGPVSDRAAAVFLSLLAERSDTLVTTRHDEATARAVTDRAADLVEADALETNPTAVDSFADDLVARGINPGTTADITAAGLFIALEHGAVEP; encoded by the coding sequence ATGCGATCGCCGGAAGCGAACGCGGAACTGGCGCTCCTCCTCGAGGTGGCGGGAACGCCCAAGCCTGGCAACGTCGACCGACGTCGCGACCTGCCGGACCTGCGGTTCGATCACTTTCTCGCGGGGGCGGTGGGGGCGCGGGGCGGACTCGAGTTAGCGGCCAACGGGGCGGCGGTCGGTCCCGCGTTCGAGCACGCGATCGAGGGGATGTCCGCTCAGACGGGCGGGAATACGCAGTTCGGGTCGCTGTTGCTGCTCGTCCCGCTCGTCAGGGCCGCTCGCAAGGAGGTGTCACAACCCGTTGCGGAGGCCGTCGTCCGAGACACGACGGTCAGCGACGCGGCGGCGTTCTACCGTGCCTTCGAGTACGTCGACGTCGCGGTCCCCGACCCGCCCGCAGAGATGGCCGCGCTCGACGTCCGACGGGGCGCGGATGCGATCCCGGCGCTCGAGGAGCGCGGACTGACGCTATACGACGTCCTGGACCGAAGCGTCCCGGGGGACGACGTCGCTCGCGAGTGGGTTCGAGGGTTCGAACGCTCGTTCGCCGCGGCCGAGCGACTCGCCGAGAGGGACGGCCCGGTCTCGGATCGGGCCGCCGCGGTGTTCCTCTCGCTGCTCGCCGAGCGGTCCGACACGCTCGTGACGACCCGCCACGACGAGGCGACGGCTCGAGCGGTGACCGACCGTGCAGCGGACCTGGTCGAGGCGGACGCACTCGAGACGAATCCGACGGCCGTCGACTCCTTCGCGGACGATCTCGTCGCCCGCGGAATCAATCCCGGGACGACGGCGGACATCACTGCCGCGGGGTTGTTCATCGCGCTCGAACACGGGGCGGTCGAACCGTGA
- a CDS encoding tRNA-dihydrouridine synthase encodes MAGSVSFTPALALASLSGEADADWARAGARYAGAAFLGGIALDAESRAAARRLVERDRSEFLPADPIAFIDRQLAALTDVPIQPAFNVRSTTIEPIADAARVCRDHGAYLEINAHCRQDELCTVGCGEALLRDGARLADYVDRAADTGVTVGIKVRAEVVGVDLATLTRTLEAAGADFVHVDAMDTESVIAEVAEATDLFVIANNGVRDEDTVREYLEYGADAVSVGRPSDNPAVLERVAAAVDRPGSLETARYPRSSDGRIR; translated from the coding sequence ATGGCCGGATCAGTGTCGTTTACACCGGCGCTCGCCCTCGCGAGCCTCAGTGGCGAGGCGGACGCCGATTGGGCGCGGGCCGGGGCGCGATACGCGGGTGCGGCGTTCCTGGGGGGGATCGCCCTCGATGCGGAGTCCAGGGCGGCAGCACGCCGCCTCGTCGAACGCGACAGATCCGAGTTCCTCCCGGCCGATCCGATCGCCTTTATCGACCGTCAACTCGCGGCGCTGACGGACGTCCCGATTCAACCGGCGTTCAACGTCCGGAGCACGACCATCGAACCGATCGCCGACGCTGCCCGCGTCTGCCGGGATCACGGTGCCTATCTCGAGATCAACGCTCACTGTCGGCAGGACGAACTCTGTACCGTCGGCTGTGGCGAGGCGCTCCTGCGAGACGGCGCGCGTCTCGCCGATTACGTCGACCGGGCGGCCGATACCGGCGTTACGGTCGGGATAAAGGTCCGTGCCGAGGTGGTAGGCGTCGACCTGGCGACGCTCACACGGACCCTCGAAGCTGCGGGTGCCGACTTCGTCCACGTCGATGCGATGGATACCGAGTCGGTGATCGCCGAGGTGGCCGAGGCGACCGATCTCTTCGTCATCGCCAACAACGGCGTCCGCGACGAGGACACCGTTCGCGAGTATCTCGAGTACGGTGCCGACGCGGTCAGCGTCGGCCGGCCGAGCGACAACCCCGCGGTCCTCGAGCGAGTCGCCGCCGCGGTCGATCGACCGGGCAGCCTCGAGACGGCTCGATACCCCCGCTCATCGGACGGGCGAATCCGGTAG
- the cofD gene encoding 2-phospho-L-lactate transferase yields MVTILSGGTGTPKLLDGAAAAFSPEETTVVANTGDDIELGGLIVSPDVDTLLFQGGGVLDRETWWGIDGDTHRTNSALMDIAEAAGLSKGPKYLPEEKQTDSRRLANWRRFSGVAEFMTIGDRDRAIHISRTSLLDEGQTLGEVTQQLAGAFGLTIDLLPMSNDPIASLVHTDQGLMHFQEYWVGRNGEPTVKTVEFRGSSKAEPAPGVLDALRDTVVIGPSNPVTSIGPMLALPGVADALAQTTVVAVSPFLGGDAFSGPAEDLMEAVNADPSTEGLATAYPFADAFVIDTTDDADFNRPTVRTDIEINSREDASHVIRAVESAISRVS; encoded by the coding sequence ATGGTAACCATCCTTTCCGGGGGCACTGGGACGCCGAAGCTGCTCGACGGTGCAGCCGCCGCGTTCTCGCCGGAGGAGACCACGGTTGTCGCCAATACGGGCGACGACATCGAACTCGGCGGACTCATCGTCTCGCCTGACGTCGATACGCTGCTGTTTCAGGGTGGTGGTGTTCTCGATCGCGAGACGTGGTGGGGAATCGACGGTGACACGCACCGAACCAACTCGGCGCTGATGGACATCGCGGAGGCCGCAGGACTCTCGAAGGGGCCGAAATACCTCCCGGAAGAGAAACAGACCGACAGTCGGCGGCTCGCAAACTGGCGGCGGTTCTCCGGGGTCGCGGAATTCATGACGATCGGTGACCGCGACCGAGCCATCCACATCTCACGAACGAGCCTCCTGGACGAGGGCCAGACGCTGGGCGAGGTGACCCAGCAACTCGCCGGCGCGTTCGGACTGACGATCGACTTGCTTCCGATGAGCAACGATCCCATCGCCAGCCTCGTCCACACGGACCAGGGACTCATGCACTTTCAGGAGTACTGGGTCGGTCGTAACGGCGAACCGACCGTCAAAACGGTCGAGTTCCGCGGCTCCTCGAAGGCCGAGCCCGCACCGGGCGTCCTCGACGCCCTCCGGGACACCGTCGTCATCGGGCCCTCGAACCCGGTCACCAGTATCGGGCCGATGCTCGCGCTGCCGGGCGTGGCCGACGCGCTCGCCCAGACGACCGTCGTTGCCGTCTCGCCGTTCCTCGGCGGCGACGCCTTCTCCGGACCCGCGGAGGATCTCATGGAGGCCGTCAACGCCGACCCGAGCACGGAGGGACTGGCCACCGCGTACCCGTTCGCTGACGCGTTCGTGATCGACACGACCGACGACGCCGACTTCAACCGGCCGACGGTCCGGACCGATATCGAAATCAACTCGCGCGAAGACGCCAGCCACGTGATTCGCGCGGTCGAAAGCGCGATTTCCCGCGTCAGTTGA
- a CDS encoding adenylate kinase family protein yields MRIAVTGTPGTGKTTATSLFESRRAETDRGEVSPDLEVIHLNSVIEDEAFYTDVDADRESVVADLEALGAWLEDRDDVVIESHLAHHFEADRVAVLRCHPDTLAERLLERGESERKARENAESEALDVILSEAVAEHGRESVYEIDTTDRGPEDVAGDLAAVAAGTREPSAGEVDFVGYLT; encoded by the coding sequence ATGAGGATCGCGGTCACGGGCACCCCCGGAACCGGAAAAACGACCGCGACGAGCCTGTTCGAGTCCAGACGAGCCGAAACTGATCGCGGCGAAGTCAGCCCCGATCTCGAGGTGATTCACCTCAACAGCGTCATCGAGGACGAGGCGTTCTACACGGACGTCGACGCCGACCGCGAGAGCGTGGTTGCCGATCTCGAGGCGCTCGGGGCGTGGCTCGAGGACCGTGACGACGTCGTGATCGAGTCTCACCTCGCCCATCACTTCGAGGCCGACCGAGTTGCCGTCCTCCGGTGTCACCCGGACACGCTCGCGGAGCGACTGCTCGAGCGCGGCGAGAGCGAGCGGAAGGCCCGAGAGAACGCTGAAAGCGAGGCGCTGGACGTTATCCTGTCGGAAGCGGTCGCGGAACACGGCCGCGAGTCGGTCTACGAGATCGACACGACGGACCGGGGCCCCGAGGACGTCGCCGGCGATCTCGCGGCCGTCGCGGCGGGGACGCGCGAACCGAGCGCCGGCGAGGTCGACTTCGTGGGGTATCTGACATGA
- a CDS encoding FAD-binding oxidoreductase: protein MGTVQRREGEAAFHDLPSDDVRSFVAGFRGDVVSPSDEEYDAARAIWNGMIERYPALVARCAGVCDVVAAVTFAREHDLPLAVRGGGHNVAGTAVCDGGIVVDLTEMNGVRVNREAETVYAEGGATLGDVDRETQAFGLATALGAVSQTGIAGLTLNGGYGHLSREYGLALDNLISVDIVTADGKRRTASEARNEDLFWAVRGGGGNFGVVTSFEYALHEVGPQVYAFFVWYHADDADAALSAFREWTETAPRDAGVLAFTAHVPELEEFPAETWDEPAIVFLGSARGESATDGEVFEPLREVATPIADMSGPMAYADLQSMLDEDYPDGLRYYWKSIFLDELTDEVFDLMVRYNDSSPSALSTVDCWHLGDAVADVPQDSTAYWHRDKPYMLTVEANWEEADDDDANVDWARDVFADVQALPVASGRYGNFPGLNEDPVKLLYGDNYDRLVEVKTTYDPENLFRSNTNVPPRTDAD from the coding sequence ATGGGAACAGTGCAACGACGAGAAGGCGAAGCTGCGTTTCACGACCTGCCGAGCGACGACGTTCGGTCCTTCGTCGCGGGATTTCGCGGCGACGTGGTCTCTCCGTCCGACGAGGAGTACGACGCCGCTCGAGCGATCTGGAACGGCATGATCGAGCGGTATCCGGCGCTCGTCGCGCGCTGTGCCGGGGTCTGCGACGTCGTCGCGGCGGTGACCTTCGCTCGCGAGCACGACCTGCCGCTCGCCGTGCGGGGCGGCGGGCACAACGTGGCCGGGACGGCCGTCTGCGACGGCGGGATCGTGGTCGATCTCACGGAGATGAACGGTGTTCGGGTCAACCGCGAGGCGGAGACCGTCTACGCCGAAGGCGGCGCGACGCTGGGCGACGTCGACCGCGAAACGCAGGCGTTCGGACTGGCGACGGCCCTCGGAGCCGTGTCCCAGACCGGGATCGCCGGCCTGACGCTCAACGGCGGCTACGGGCACCTGAGCCGCGAGTACGGACTGGCGCTGGACAACTTGATCAGCGTCGACATCGTGACGGCGGACGGGAAGAGACGCACCGCCAGCGAAGCGCGGAACGAGGATCTCTTCTGGGCGGTCCGCGGCGGGGGCGGCAACTTCGGCGTCGTCACGTCGTTCGAGTACGCCCTCCACGAGGTCGGCCCCCAGGTGTACGCGTTCTTTGTCTGGTACCACGCCGACGACGCCGACGCGGCGCTTTCGGCCTTCCGGGAGTGGACCGAGACCGCGCCGCGAGACGCCGGCGTCCTCGCGTTCACCGCCCACGTCCCCGAACTCGAGGAGTTCCCCGCGGAGACGTGGGACGAACCGGCGATCGTGTTCCTCGGTTCCGCCCGCGGCGAGTCGGCTACCGACGGCGAGGTCTTCGAACCGCTTCGCGAGGTCGCGACGCCCATCGCCGACATGAGCGGGCCGATGGCCTACGCCGACCTCCAGTCGATGCTCGACGAGGACTACCCGGACGGGCTGCGGTACTACTGGAAGTCGATCTTCCTCGACGAACTCACCGACGAGGTCTTCGACCTCATGGTTCGGTACAACGACTCGAGTCCGTCGGCGCTGTCGACGGTCGATTGCTGGCACTTAGGCGACGCGGTCGCCGACGTTCCGCAGGACTCGACCGCGTATTGGCACCGGGACAAGCCGTACATGCTCACCGTCGAGGCGAACTGGGAAGAGGCCGATGACGACGACGCGAACGTGGACTGGGCCCGCGACGTGTTCGCCGACGTGCAGGCGCTGCCGGTCGCCTCTGGCCGCTACGGCAACTTCCCGGGGCTGAACGAAGACCCCGTAAAACTACTCTACGGCGACAACTACGATCGGCTGGTCGAGGTCAAGACGACGTACGATCCGGAGAACCTGTTCCGGTCGAACACCAACGTCCCTCCGCGGACGGACGCCGACTGA
- the ligA gene encoding ATP-dependent DNA ligase LigA, with protein sequence MEFATFADRAGTIEAESADLEIVAHVRELLAVAGDDLEVVARFAQGRVFPAWDSTTLDVGPSACYEAIARAAGTNVGAEDVEDTLASVGEIGAVAASYDFGGQRGLGAFTSAGGGPAGGGDDLTVREVADTLEGLAAAEGSGSQDRKVDLLFGLFNRCSSEEARYLARLVLSEMRIGVGEGTVRDAIADAFDVPGDRVERALQVSNDYGRVARIARDDGIEGLDAMDLEVGRPVQAMLAQAGTVTDALGEWDEAGVEWKYDGARIQLHHEPADADGPGESGETRVFSRNMEDVTEALPEVVEFARETLAVPAILDGEVVAVDDDGTPLPFQAVLKRFRRKHDVAKAREDVTVRPVFFDCLHADGADLLEEPLTTRHERLRSVLVDSEAETDRLGDDEIDGLSLLWESADPDQIESIDTEALESGHEGIMLKDPGSTYTPGRRGKNWRKRKPDVETLDCVVTGAEWGEGRRATFLGTFELSVRAGESLETVGKVATGITDEKLAELTDLLEPHIAAEEGQNVNIEPAAVFEVGYEEIQSSPTYSSGYALRFPRFVGVRSDKDPADADTLERLERLRGR encoded by the coding sequence ATGGAGTTCGCCACGTTCGCCGACCGCGCCGGGACGATCGAAGCCGAATCCGCAGATCTCGAGATCGTCGCTCACGTCCGCGAACTGCTCGCGGTCGCCGGCGACGACCTCGAGGTGGTCGCGCGTTTCGCCCAGGGGCGGGTGTTCCCGGCCTGGGACTCGACGACGCTCGACGTCGGACCGAGCGCGTGTTACGAGGCGATCGCCCGCGCGGCCGGGACCAACGTGGGTGCCGAGGACGTCGAGGACACGCTCGCGTCGGTCGGGGAGATCGGTGCCGTGGCGGCCAGCTACGATTTCGGCGGCCAGCGCGGGCTGGGTGCGTTTACGAGCGCTGGTGGCGGACCCGCTGGCGGTGGCGACGACCTCACCGTCCGCGAGGTCGCCGACACGCTCGAAGGCCTCGCGGCCGCCGAAGGCTCGGGCAGTCAGGACCGCAAAGTCGACTTGCTCTTCGGACTGTTCAATCGGTGCTCGAGCGAAGAAGCCCGCTACCTCGCCCGACTCGTCCTCTCGGAGATGCGCATCGGTGTCGGCGAGGGAACGGTCCGAGACGCGATCGCCGACGCCTTCGACGTGCCCGGTGATCGGGTCGAGCGCGCCCTGCAGGTCTCGAACGATTACGGGCGAGTGGCCCGGATCGCGAGGGACGACGGGATCGAGGGACTGGACGCGATGGACCTCGAGGTCGGCCGCCCCGTCCAGGCGATGCTCGCTCAGGCGGGGACGGTGACGGACGCGCTGGGGGAGTGGGACGAAGCCGGCGTCGAGTGGAAATACGACGGGGCACGGATCCAATTGCATCACGAACCCGCCGACGCCGACGGGCCCGGCGAGTCCGGCGAAACCAGAGTCTTCTCGAGAAACATGGAGGACGTCACCGAGGCCCTTCCCGAAGTGGTCGAGTTCGCCCGGGAGACGCTCGCGGTACCCGCGATCCTCGACGGCGAAGTCGTCGCGGTCGACGACGACGGGACGCCGCTCCCGTTTCAGGCGGTCCTCAAGCGATTTCGGCGAAAACACGACGTCGCGAAGGCTCGCGAGGACGTCACCGTTCGGCCGGTCTTCTTCGATTGCCTGCACGCCGACGGCGCGGACCTGCTCGAGGAACCGTTGACGACGCGCCACGAACGGCTCCGCTCGGTCCTGGTCGATTCGGAGGCGGAGACGGATCGTCTCGGGGACGACGAAATCGATGGGCTCTCGCTCCTGTGGGAATCCGCCGATCCCGACCAGATCGAGTCGATCGACACCGAGGCGCTGGAATCGGGACACGAAGGCATCATGCTGAAAGACCCAGGGTCGACGTACACACCGGGCCGCCGGGGCAAGAACTGGCGCAAGCGCAAACCCGACGTCGAGACGCTCGATTGCGTCGTGACGGGCGCCGAGTGGGGCGAGGGGCGGCGGGCGACGTTCCTCGGGACCTTCGAACTCTCGGTGCGTGCTGGCGAGTCCCTCGAGACGGTCGGGAAGGTCGCGACCGGCATCACCGACGAGAAACTCGCCGAGTTGACCGACCTGCTCGAGCCCCATATCGCTGCCGAGGAGGGACAGAACGTGAACATAGAACCCGCCGCCGTCTTCGAGGTCGGCTACGAGGAGATCCAGTCGTCGCCGACCTATTCGTCGGGCTACGCGCTTCGATTCCCTCGGTTCGTCGGCGTCCGGTCCGACAAGGACCCCGCGGATGCGGACACGCTCGAGCGACTCGAGCGACTCCGAGGGCGGTGA